In the Candidatus Cloacimonadota bacterium genome, AGAGGAAAATTCTCGATATCCAAATGCATCGATAGTTTTTCTTTTGAAATGTATCGATTACCAGAGATTTCCAGCTTACGAATTTTTAATTCATCATTTTCTTGAATTACGAATATCACATCGATATTCTGGGGATCTCTGGTTATGATCTGTGGCGTTAGAATTTTTACATTCAGTATTCCTTTTTCGTCGTACAAATCGGATAATCTTTTTGCATCATCATTTATGGTTTGCTGCTTGTAAATTGCTCCATCGGAAGAATAAATAGTTTGTTTGAGTTTCTGTTCAGAAAAAGACTCGTTTCCTTCAAAGCGGATTTTACCAATTCTGAGTTCTTCTGCATAATTTAGAGTAAAAAAAATCAGAATAAAAAATAATAGAAAAAAACGCTTCATCAATTATTTTAGATCGGTTTTGATGAGTTTGATAAGTTGATCGATCAGGTCAGCTTCCGGCACTTTTTTCAGGATCTCACCATTTTTGAAAATGAGTCCTTCCTTTTTACCGCCGGCAATTCCATAATCCGCTTCTCGTGCTTCTCCCGGACCATTTACCACACAACCCATTACGGCTATTTTCAGTGGCAGTTCGGAAAATTCCTGCAATCTTCTTTCTGCTTGTTTTGCCAAAGTTATTATATCTATTTCTGTCCTTCCGCAAGTAGGGCAGGAAATAATTTCCAAACCCTTTTTTAATTCCAGAGCCTGCAGAATCTGCCTGGCAACAGCTATCTCATTTAACGGATTGGAAGTAAGAGAAACTCGAATCGTATCGCCGATACCTTCTGCCAGAAGAGTGCCAATTCCCACCGAAGATTTGATGCTGCCTGCAAAATCAGTTCCAGCTTCCGTTACACCTAAATGCAGAGGATAATCAACTTTACTGCTGAGAAGTCGATAAGATTCAATTGTGAGTGGAACAGATGATGATTTTACCGAGATTTTTATCTCATGATAATTGGCATCTTCTAAAATAGCTACATGCTGCAGAGCACTTTCCACAATGCCTTGAGCCGAAACTCCATATTTTTTTAACATCTCTTTGGAAAGTGAACCACTATTTACGCCAATTCTTATCGGAATTTTACGATCTCTGGCAGCATTTATCACTTCCAGAACTTTCTGTTTACTGCCGATATTTCCAGGATTCAATCTTAGTCCATCAACTCCCGATTTTACCGATTCCAGAGCCAGTTTATGATCGAAATGGATGTCTGCTATTAGGGGAGTTACCACTTGTTCTTTTATCTTTAAAATTGCTTTTGCAGATTCAATATCAGGAACTGCCATCCGCACGATTTCGCAACCGGCATTTTGCAATTCTACAATTTGCTTTACTGTACTTTTCACATCCGCTGTTTTTGTGTTGGTCATCGATTGAATAACGATCGGACTGCCACCGCCGATTGGAACGTCTCCGACTTTTATCTGTCTTGTAAGCTTTCTCATTTCGATCTCACAAATTTATATTTTGCCTTTCATAAACGTTTGACATTTATTTGGTCAAGCACTATTTTGCCTGCGGGGGAAGGAGATGAAGGAAAAATTCAGAAAACCGTTAACCAAATTTGCCTGGATACTATTTTTTCTTTTAATGTTTTTAAATCTTATCAACTGGGGTTTCACCATCAAAGATGATGTCTTGCAAAGACGGCTTCCTTTTCGGATTCGAGATGGAAAAGCGGTAGATTTTGCCGATTCTACTTTGGTTCCTGTATTGGAAAATAAAACTATCACGCACATAGACACTTTAGATATTACCAGATTCAAGCAAACGCCCAATACCGCAAACGGACCAAATATTGTAATGTTCAATATGAATGAAACAGACGATCAAATTGATGCGCAAAATCTGGGAGATGCTATTCTGCAGGAAATTCAATCCAAGAAAAATGTGCAGATTACCTATCAAGACAGCATTGGATCAAGATTTGTAAATGTGCAAACTACAGGTTTTGTTGTTTGGGAAGAGTTTATCAATATCGGTTTCAACTTCATTTTCCTGCTATTCATATTTTTCAATTCCTACCTTCTGCTAAAATACAGCCTTCACAAAGAAAATATTCTCATCGTTTATTTTCTGCTTCTGTTATCCATACCCGGAAACATCGGAACAATTTCTATTTCCAACTGCCTGCAAGCCTCATTTACAGGTTTAGCAGCTATTTTCTTTTATCAGTATATTTTAGAAAAGGTTCGGCCGAAATATAAAATTAAAGGGGTTTATTTCTCCACGCTAATCCTCATCATTTTTTGTTTTGTCGGAATAGGCATTATAAGTGAGTATATTTACTTTTTGTTATTTGTCTGGGCTTTGGTCTGGATGTTCATCAGTTTCTTTTTACTTTGGAAAACTTACAAAGTTACAGGTTCCATAGAATTCAAACGACTTCTAAATGCATTCAACGGCATTTTGATATCCATTGTAGCACTTCTGGTAGCGATACTTCTGGGATTTATTCTTTATGTCAGTTCACCAACTTCAGGTCAGTTTGGAGTATACACGGTTCAGGGCAGCATTCTGGCCATTCTTATCCTGATCTCGGTTCTCATCTTTCTGTTTGGTATCATGTGGTTTTTCGGGGCTTTTACCTGGAGTTTACTCACCGGAACGGAACTTGGCGTAAAAATAAGAAGTACAATGATCTACACCATTGTTGGTGTATTGTTTGTGGTCTTTTTCGGATTGCTGGATTATTCGCTGGGAGAATTGCTGCAAACTCTGTTTGGACGTTTTATGGGCTCGGAATTTATCGCTGGAATTCCAGCAACGATCGGTCTTCTGATGTTTTTCAATCCGGTTAGGCAGAAAGTAGAAAAGATCGTGGATAACAGATTGAATACATCTGACCTGGACTTTCTGGAAAAGACCGAAACCTTTGCTGATGCCATTACTGGTGAAAGTGTGATCGAAGGATTTGAAGAATATATCTGCGAGAATCTAAGGCATCGTCTTCCTATAAAAAAAGTAGCTTTGATCTCTTATGATCAGGATATGAAATCGTATAAATTCAATGAGATTCGCGGCAGCGATGTTGAAGAAAATTCCCGCGTGGAAGATGTGCATTTATTTCTTCTGGAAAATACTATGATCCGCAATTATGGAGCTTTGAACGAAAATCCGCAGGAGATTGCCAGTTTTGCGCTTATTATTCCCATAATTTATGATATCGACCACAAATGGTTCCTGGCTCTGGGTGCCAAAAATGATGGCACAACTTATAGTAAGCGAGATGAAGAAGCTTTGGCAAATCTGGCAGATCGTATCAGGCTCTCGCTAAAATTTATTTTGGAATATGATAAAATTATCGACAACAAGATCAACGAAACAATTGAAAGAAAAAATCGGCAGATAAAAGCATTGAAGCAGAAGATAAGAGAGTTGAGAAGTGAGAAGTAGCTCGATCTGCAAGAGAAGCGAGAGTTGAGAAGTGAGTGTTGAGAAGTGAGTGTTGAGAAGTGAGTGTTGAGAGGTGAGAAGTAGCTCGATCTGCCAGATCGAGTTTGTGAGAAGTGAGAGTTGAGAAGTGAGTGTTGAGAGGCGAGAGTTGAGAAGCGAGAG is a window encoding:
- the ispG gene encoding flavodoxin-dependent (E)-4-hydroxy-3-methylbut-2-enyl-diphosphate synthase; translated protein: MRKLTRQIKVGDVPIGGGSPIVIQSMTNTKTADVKSTVKQIVELQNAGCEIVRMAVPDIESAKAILKIKEQVVTPLIADIHFDHKLALESVKSGVDGLRLNPGNIGSKQKVLEVINAARDRKIPIRIGVNSGSLSKEMLKKYGVSAQGIVESALQHVAILEDANYHEIKISVKSSSVPLTIESYRLLSSKVDYPLHLGVTEAGTDFAGSIKSSVGIGTLLAEGIGDTIRVSLTSNPLNEIAVARQILQALELKKGLEIISCPTCGRTEIDIITLAKQAERRLQEFSELPLKIAVMGCVVNGPGEAREADYGIAGGKKEGLIFKNGEILKKVPEADLIDQLIKLIKTDLK
- a CDS encoding MFS transporter, whose product is MKEKFRKPLTKFAWILFFLLMFLNLINWGFTIKDDVLQRRLPFRIRDGKAVDFADSTLVPVLENKTITHIDTLDITRFKQTPNTANGPNIVMFNMNETDDQIDAQNLGDAILQEIQSKKNVQITYQDSIGSRFVNVQTTGFVVWEEFINIGFNFIFLLFIFFNSYLLLKYSLHKENILIVYFLLLLSIPGNIGTISISNCLQASFTGLAAIFFYQYILEKVRPKYKIKGVYFSTLILIIFCFVGIGIISEYIYFLLFVWALVWMFISFFLLWKTYKVTGSIEFKRLLNAFNGILISIVALLVAILLGFILYVSSPTSGQFGVYTVQGSILAILILISVLIFLFGIMWFFGAFTWSLLTGTELGVKIRSTMIYTIVGVLFVVFFGLLDYSLGELLQTLFGRFMGSEFIAGIPATIGLLMFFNPVRQKVEKIVDNRLNTSDLDFLEKTETFADAITGESVIEGFEEYICENLRHRLPIKKVALISYDQDMKSYKFNEIRGSDVEENSRVEDVHLFLLENTMIRNYGALNENPQEIASFALIIPIIYDIDHKWFLALGAKNDGTTYSKRDEEALANLADRIRLSLKFILEYDKIIDNKINETIERKNRQIKALKQKIRELRSEK